One window of the Triticum dicoccoides isolate Atlit2015 ecotype Zavitan chromosome 3B, WEW_v2.0, whole genome shotgun sequence genome contains the following:
- the LOC119278477 gene encoding chitinase CLP-like: MPPVLLLVLAASLVALPSCQSLPVLAPVTKDPATSLYTIPFHDGASLVLDVAGPLLWSTCDGGQPPAEIPCSSPTCLLANAYPAPGCPAPSCGSDKHDKPCTAYPYNPVSGACAAGSLSHTRFVANTTDGSKPVSKVNVGVLAACAPSKLLASLPRGSTGVAGLANSGLALPAQVASAQKVANRFLLCLPTGGPGVAIFGGGPVPWPQFTQSMPYTPLVTKGGSPAHYISARSIVVGDTRVPVPVGALATGGVMLSTRLPYVLLRPDVYRPLMDAFTKALAAQHANGAPVARAVEAVAPFGVCYDTKTLGNNLGGYAVPNVQLGLDGGSDWTMTGKNSMVDVKQGTACVAFVEMKGVAAGDGRAPAVILGGAQMEDFVLDFDMEKKRLGFSRLPHFTGCGGL, encoded by the coding sequence ATGCCACCAGTGCTCCTCCTCGTCCTGGCCGCCTCGCTCGTGGCGCTGCCGTCGTGCCAAAGCCTTCCGGTGCTCGCTCCGGTCACCAAGGACCCCGCCACCTCCCTCTACACAATCCCCTTCCACGACGGCGCCAGCCTCGTCCTCGACGTCGCCGGCCCTCTCCTCTGGTCCACGTGCGATGGCGGCCAGCCGCCCGCGGAGATCCCGTGCAGCAGCCCCACCTGCCTCCTCGCCAACGCCTACCCCGCCCCGGGCTGCCCCGCTCCCAGCTGCGGCAGCGATAAGCACGACAAACCGTGCACGGCGTACCCGTACAACCCGGTCAGCGGCGCGTGCGCCGCAGGGAGCCTCTCCCACACGAGATTCGTGGCCAACACCACCGACGGGAGCAAGCCGGTGAGCAAGGTGAACGTCGGGGTCCTGGCGGCGTGCGCGCCGAGCAAGCTCCTGGCGTCGCTGCCCCGGGGCTCCACGGGCGTGGCCGGGCTCGCGAACTCCGGCTTGGCGCTGCCGGCGCAGGTGGCATCCGCGCAGAAGGTCGCCAACAGGTTCCTCCTCTGCCTCCCCACCGGCGGCCCTGGCGTGGCCATATTTGGCGGCGGCCCGGTCCCGTGGCCGCAATTCACGCAGTCGATGCCTTACACGCCGCTCGTCACCAAGGGCGGCAGCCCCGCGCACTACATCTCGGCCAGGTCCATTGTAGTGGGGGACACCCGCGTCCCCGTACCGGTGGGCGCGCTCGCCACCGGCGGCGTGATGCTCAGCACGAGGCTACCCTACGTCTTGCTCCGCCCCGACGTGTACCGCCCGTTGATGGACGCGTTCACCAAGGCCCTGGCGGCGCAGCATGCCAACGGAGCGCCCGTggcgcgcgcagtggaggctgtggCGCCGTTCGGGGTGTGCTACGACACCAAGACGCTGGGCAACAACCTCGGCGGGTACGCGGTGCCCAACGTCCAGCTGGGGCTCGATGGCGGCAGTGACTGGACGATGACCGGGAAGAACTCGATGGTGGACGTCAAGCAAGGGACGGCGTGCGTTGCGTTCGTGGAGATGAAGGGAGTGGCGGCCGGCGACGGCAGGGCGCCGGCGGTGATCCTCGGAGGGGCCCAGATGGAGGACTTCGTGCTCGACTTCGACATGGAGAAGAAGCGGCTCGGGTTTAGCAGGCTGCCGCACTTTACGGGTTGCGGCGGCCTGTAA